A part of Numenius arquata chromosome 2, bNumArq3.hap1.1, whole genome shotgun sequence genomic DNA contains:
- the LOC141462493 gene encoding suppressor of cytokine signaling 1-like, with amino-acid sequence MIRGRPDDLHNTHTTVSRPQRQHRSVLPSPAPPSLPDRFRMFRSCEWEVLERSLNILQASDFYWGPLSVGEAHAKLQREPVGTYLVRDSSQGNCLFSLSVRMPTGPVSLRISFQEGYFRLKNWFSDCVVRLLELVVAGTRNNPLHFDEMGGTPLVFSEPLCRSRRAVPTLRELCCRSLPAGAATGDGAGLGGSLGVRPREEVVSPLGGREESEGSIIPGPSPSWTGR; translated from the coding sequence atgatcagagggaggCCAGATGATCTGCACAACACGCACACCACTGTTTCTCGTCCGCAAAGGCAGCATCGGAGCGTTCTccccagccccgcgccccccAGCTTACCCGATCGTTTCCGGATGTTTCGCAGCTGCGAGTGGGAGGTCCTGGAGCGATCCCTCAATATCCTCCAGGCCAGTGACTTCTACTGGGGCCCCTTGTCCGTGGGGGAGGCTCACGCCAAGCTCCAGCGGGAGCCCGTCGGCACCTACTTGGTGCGGGACAGCTCGCAGGGGAACTGCTTGTTCAGTCTGAGCGTGCGGATGCCGACAGGGCCCGTCAGCCTTCGCATCTCTTTCCAGGAGGGCTATTTCCGCTTGAAGAACTGGTTTTCGGACTGTGTGGTccggctgctggagctggtggtggcgGGCACCCGGAACAACCCCTTGCACTTTGATGAGATGGGAGGAACTCCCCTGGTCTTTTCCGAGCCGCTGTGCCGGAGTCGCCGGGCAGTGCCCACACTGCGAGAACTGTGCTGCCGGAGCCTGCCCGCTGGTGCTGCGACAGGGGATGGAGCAGGACTGGGGGGCTCCTTGGGGGTGCGCCCAAGGGAGGAGGTGGTCTCGCCCCTGGGTGGAAGGGAAGAGTCAGAAGGGAGCATCATCCCCGGTCCTTCTCCATCCTGGACTGGGAGATGA